One part of the Thiomicrospira cyclica ALM1 genome encodes these proteins:
- the gloA gene encoding lactoylglutathione lyase codes for MRMLHTMLRVGNLQRSIEFYTQVMGMTLLRQKDYPKGEFTLAFLGYGDEANHTVLELTYNWGVSDYDMGNAYGHIAIEVPDVYESAAAAKVKGAKILREAGPMNAGTTIIAFIEDPDGYPIELIGADHVRT; via the coding sequence ATGCGAATGTTACATACGATGTTGCGTGTCGGCAACTTACAGCGTTCAATAGAATTTTATACTCAAGTGATGGGGATGACCCTTTTACGTCAAAAAGACTATCCAAAAGGCGAGTTTACCCTTGCATTTTTAGGTTATGGTGATGAGGCGAACCATACCGTTTTAGAGCTGACTTATAATTGGGGCGTTAGTGATTATGACATGGGTAATGCCTATGGCCACATTGCGATTGAAGTACCTGATGTTTATGAGTCCGCAGCGGCAGCAAAGGTCAAGGGTGCTAAAATCTTGCGTGAGGCTGGTCCGATGAATGCCGGGACAACGATTATCGCGTTTATTGAAGATCCGGATGGTTACCCGATTGAGTTAATCGGTGCCGACCACGTCCGAACATAA
- the ppnP gene encoding pyrimidine/purine nucleoside phosphorylase, whose amino-acid sequence MSQFDNVTVLKAANIYFDGKVTSRVVNFGDGSRKTLGIMMPGDYEFGTDEDELMEIMAGEVEVLLPGSTDWQTIKAGESFNVAAHAKFGIKVKSVTDYCCSYS is encoded by the coding sequence ATGAGTCAGTTTGATAACGTAACGGTTCTAAAAGCAGCCAATATTTATTTTGATGGCAAAGTCACCAGCCGAGTGGTGAATTTTGGTGATGGGTCGCGTAAAACGCTAGGTATTATGATGCCAGGTGATTATGAATTTGGTACTGATGAAGACGAATTAATGGAAATTATGGCCGGTGAAGTCGAGGTTTTGTTACCTGGCTCAACCGACTGGCAGACCATTAAAGCCGGCGAATCCTTTAACGTAGCCGCCCATGCGAAGTTTGGTATCAAGGTAAAGTCGGTTACTGATTACTGCTGTTCTTATTCATAA
- the trpS gene encoding tryptophan--tRNA ligase has product MSKPILFSGIQPSGDLMIGNYIGSIKNWVKLQDDYQCLFSLVNMHAITVEQNPDDLRNRSLDFVALYLAAGIDPQKSTVFIQSQVPEHSELAWILNCATYMGELNRMTQFKDKSQKHEHNINAGLFNYPVLMAADILLYQTELVPVGADQKQHLELTRDLAHRFNNRFEREIFKVPEPFIAPATAGGRIMSLQDPSSKMSKSDSNKNNFIALLDDPKTIVKKCKKAVTDSGDVIEYDLENKPGVSNLLTIYSVISGQSIEQVVKHFEGKMYGHLKVELGELIVDYLAPIQQRFHQIRGDESYLNAVLKTGADNARAQAQQTLRDVQQTIGFVLP; this is encoded by the coding sequence ATGTCTAAACCCATTTTATTTAGTGGTATCCAGCCCTCCGGCGACTTGATGATTGGCAACTACATAGGCTCAATTAAAAACTGGGTTAAATTGCAAGATGATTATCAGTGCTTATTTTCACTGGTCAACATGCACGCCATTACGGTCGAACAAAACCCCGATGACCTGAGAAATCGCAGTCTCGATTTCGTAGCACTCTATTTAGCCGCTGGTATTGACCCGCAAAAAAGCACCGTATTTATTCAATCTCAAGTTCCTGAACACTCCGAACTGGCCTGGATTTTAAATTGTGCTACCTATATGGGTGAACTCAATCGGATGACCCAATTTAAAGACAAATCACAAAAACACGAACACAATATCAATGCCGGCTTGTTTAATTACCCGGTACTCATGGCTGCCGACATTCTGCTCTATCAAACCGAATTAGTACCGGTGGGCGCGGATCAAAAACAACATTTAGAACTCACCCGCGATTTGGCACATCGCTTTAACAATCGCTTTGAACGCGAAATCTTCAAAGTACCTGAACCCTTTATTGCACCCGCAACCGCAGGGGGTCGGATTATGAGCTTGCAAGACCCTAGCAGTAAAATGTCCAAATCCGACAGCAACAAAAATAACTTTATTGCCCTGCTTGATGACCCAAAAACGATTGTTAAGAAATGCAAAAAAGCCGTTACCGATTCAGGCGATGTGATTGAGTATGACCTAGAGAATAAACCGGGTGTTTCAAATCTACTTACCATCTACTCAGTGATAAGTGGTCAATCCATTGAACAAGTCGTTAAACACTTTGAAGGCAAAATGTACGGCCATTTAAAAGTTGAACTTGGCGAGCTTATTGTTGACTATCTTGCGCCTATTCAACAACGCTTCCACCAAATTCGTGGCGATGAGAGCTATCTCAACGCTGTGCTAAAAACCGGGGCTGATAATGCAAGAGCCCAAGCACAACAAACACTGCGCGATGTACAGCAAACCATAGGTTTTGTTCTACCCTAA
- a CDS encoding energy transducer TonB: MLRTDSGKAFTLALIIYLSIALAIAGWLWQRTPEPHTSPERVVPVTLAMFASPPEPVVEPEPVVEPEPVIEPEPVIEPEPVVEPEPVVEPEPVIEPEPVVEPEPVVEPEPVVEPEPVVEPEPVVEPEPVVEPEPVVEPEPVVEPEPVAPRFTQADIARAEQQYLNALSETLARHAQNTYPRIAQRRGLQGEVYIRFTLLANGQIIDIEIIDSSGQRLLDNAALEIFETHMRNQFKPFPEQINRERWTHTVPIEYKLR, encoded by the coding sequence ATGCTTCGCACGGATTCTGGCAAGGCCTTTACCCTTGCGCTGATCATTTATCTATCCATTGCCCTAGCCATCGCAGGGTGGTTGTGGCAAAGAACGCCAGAGCCACACACAAGTCCTGAACGCGTTGTCCCGGTAACACTTGCTATGTTTGCATCGCCACCCGAACCGGTAGTAGAACCCGAACCGGTAGTAGAACCCGAACCGGTGATAGAACCTGAACCGGTGATAGAACCCGAACCGGTAGTAGAACCCGAACCGGTAGTAGAACCCGAACCGGTGATAGAACCAGAACCGGTGGTAGAACCAGAACCGGTGGTAGAACCCGAACCGGTAGTAGAACCAGAACCGGTGGTAGAACCAGAACCGGTGGTAGAACCAGAACCGGTGGTAGAACCAGAACCGGTGGTAGAACCAGAACCGGTGGTAGAACCTGAACCGGTCGCTCCTCGGTTCACTCAAGCCGATATTGCGCGTGCCGAACAACAATACTTAAACGCCCTATCAGAAACCCTGGCACGCCATGCACAAAACACCTACCCCCGCATCGCGCAACGACGGGGCTTACAGGGTGAGGTTTATATTCGATTTACATTGCTTGCCAATGGTCAAATTATTGACATTGAAATTATTGATTCCTCTGGGCAACGGCTTTTAGATAATGCAGCACTAGAAATTTTTGAAACCCATATGAGAAATCAATTCAAACCCTTTCCTGAGCAAATAAACCGCGAACGCTGGACCCATACAGTACCGATTGAGTACAAATTGCGCTAA
- a CDS encoding ExbD/TolR family protein produces the protein MKRFDSMNVIPLIDVMLVLLAIVLLTASFIVHDKIDIQLPQTENTATFSPDDRETLNLSLDTNGHIFWDGELIPTDGLNQKMAALDRNTLIKLRVDQAVEFHYFVTLMDIVKKYQHDNITILTERKS, from the coding sequence ATGAAACGCTTTGATTCGATGAATGTCATCCCATTAATTGATGTCATGTTAGTCCTGCTGGCGATTGTGTTGCTAACAGCTTCATTTATTGTTCACGATAAAATTGATATCCAATTGCCGCAAACCGAAAATACGGCCACCTTTAGCCCTGATGACCGTGAAACATTAAACCTGTCACTGGATACTAACGGACACATTTTTTGGGATGGTGAGCTCATTCCTACGGATGGGCTAAACCAAAAAATGGCTGCTCTCGACCGCAACACACTCATTAAATTGCGGGTCGACCAGGCCGTCGAGTTCCACTATTTTGTTACCTTGATGGATATTGTTAAAAAATACCAGCACGACAATATTACCATTCTCACGGAACGCAAAAGTTAA
- the exbB gene encoding TonB-system energizer ExbB, producing the protein MQNIQLYLDLIFFTILGAMMFIALWITFERLFLFKRIDVKSYQHIELLNIDITKNLTTLSTIGANAPYVGLLGTVIGILITFYEIGMNDSLETAVIMTGLALALKLTAAGIAVAIPALMFYNGLLRKVEELQAKYRVYQDLSTKAEVIKD; encoded by the coding sequence ATGCAAAACATCCAACTTTACCTAGACCTGATATTCTTTACGATTCTTGGCGCCATGATGTTTATTGCGCTCTGGATCACCTTTGAACGCTTATTTTTATTTAAACGAATTGATGTCAAAAGCTACCAACATATTGAACTGCTCAACATCGATATCACCAAAAACCTAACGACCCTCTCTACCATTGGTGCTAACGCCCCCTATGTCGGCTTATTGGGAACCGTTATTGGTATTTTGATTACTTTTTACGAAATTGGGATGAATGATAGTCTAGAAACGGCCGTTATTATGACGGGCTTAGCCCTGGCATTGAAGCTAACCGCTGCCGGTATCGCTGTGGCTATTCCAGCGCTGATGTTTTATAACGGACTGTTGCGCAAGGTTGAAGAACTGCAAGCCAAATACCGCGTTTATCAAGACTTATCAACCAAAGCTGAGGTGATAAAGGATTAA
- a CDS encoding MBL fold metallo-hydrolase: MKSNMKRRDLFKSALGLGAGLASLSVLKPLYAADDWELRGPDMHDIPITKVNSRCYYFLATDPEPSPDNLGFFSNPGFVVTSEGVLVVDTGGSVQIGEMLIRQIKTVTDKPVTKIINTHIHGDHWLGNHAFVEAYPDVEIYSHPNVIEQVKAGAGVVWTGFMSRNTNNATAGTVVTPPNKTFEGGETIKMGDTTIKIHFMGHVHTDSDLAVEVVEEKTLFIGDMAMKRVANISDGTFLGTIKAMEQMEAMDIDVFIPGHGDHEGKDLPRLQREFFEVIYSEVEKYYDEGLSDFEIRPKLDEHPFMVNEAKNWPGYDTTFGRFVSEAYQEFERNLF, encoded by the coding sequence ATGAAGAGCAATATGAAGCGTCGTGATTTATTTAAGTCGGCTTTAGGTTTGGGAGCAGGTTTAGCAAGTTTATCGGTTTTAAAGCCATTGTATGCTGCTGATGATTGGGAATTGCGCGGGCCGGATATGCATGATATTCCAATTACTAAGGTCAATTCGCGTTGTTATTATTTCCTAGCGACCGATCCAGAGCCAAGCCCTGATAACTTGGGTTTTTTTAGTAACCCTGGCTTTGTGGTTACTTCAGAGGGTGTTTTGGTCGTTGATACCGGTGGTTCCGTTCAAATTGGTGAGATGTTAATCCGTCAAATTAAAACGGTTACAGATAAGCCTGTTACAAAAATTATTAATACCCATATTCATGGTGATCATTGGTTAGGTAATCATGCCTTTGTCGAAGCTTATCCAGATGTCGAAATCTACTCGCACCCAAATGTTATCGAGCAAGTTAAAGCGGGAGCGGGTGTGGTATGGACTGGATTTATGAGTCGAAATACGAACAACGCTACCGCTGGCACCGTTGTCACACCACCCAATAAAACTTTTGAAGGTGGTGAGACGATTAAGATGGGTGATACCACCATTAAAATCCATTTTATGGGGCATGTGCACACGGATTCGGATCTAGCCGTTGAAGTCGTTGAAGAAAAAACCCTATTTATTGGTGATATGGCAATGAAGCGGGTTGCGAACATTTCCGATGGTACTTTCTTAGGTACGATTAAAGCTATGGAGCAGATGGAAGCGATGGATATCGATGTGTTTATTCCTGGACATGGCGATCATGAAGGCAAGGATTTACCCCGTTTGCAGCGCGAGTTTTTTGAGGTTATCTATTCTGAAGTAGAGAAATACTATGATGAAGGTTTGTCAGATTTCGAAATCCGTCCAAAGTTAGACGAGCACCCGTTTATGGTCAACGAAGCGAAAAACTGGCCTGGTTATGACACAACCTTTGGCCGCTTTGTTAGTGAAGCTTACCAAGAGTTTGAGCGTAATTTATTCTAA
- the serB gene encoding phosphoserine phosphatase SerB, translated as MKHTLVIHHNQLDQVQKDQLSASIGEPFPHNNHWRIISEQTINAPDLAELRHQLQLDINILPNDFEPAEVKLVISDMDSTLISIECIDEIADMFHIKPQVAAITESAMRGELNFEQSLTQRVTLLRGLDEKALDRVYNERLQLNPGAETWISGLKARDIKFALVSGGFDFFTSRLANRLNLDFSRANKLAIEQGVLTGSVVGSIVGAQAKADFLHELCQHLAITPKQVIAIGDGANDLLMMKAAGLSMAYHAKPTVQAQANCVLNYIGLDAMLDLLA; from the coding sequence ATGAAGCACACCCTTGTTATTCATCATAACCAGCTTGATCAAGTCCAAAAAGACCAGCTCAGTGCATCAATTGGCGAACCTTTTCCGCATAATAATCATTGGCGCATTATTAGTGAGCAAACGATTAACGCACCAGATTTGGCTGAACTGCGCCATCAACTACAACTGGATATAAACATACTACCGAATGACTTTGAACCGGCAGAGGTAAAATTGGTGATTAGTGATATGGATTCAACCTTGATCAGTATCGAATGTATTGATGAAATTGCTGATATGTTCCATATCAAACCGCAAGTCGCCGCCATTACTGAATCCGCAATGCGCGGTGAATTAAATTTTGAACAGTCACTTACTCAGAGAGTAACGTTATTACGAGGTCTTGACGAAAAAGCATTAGATCGAGTTTACAACGAACGGTTGCAACTTAACCCTGGTGCAGAAACCTGGATCAGCGGCTTAAAAGCACGCGACATTAAATTTGCACTCGTATCCGGTGGTTTTGATTTCTTTACATCCCGCCTAGCCAACCGACTCAATCTTGACTTCAGTCGAGCTAACAAATTGGCTATTGAACAAGGCGTATTAACAGGATCGGTAGTGGGCTCGATTGTGGGTGCCCAGGCCAAAGCCGATTTTCTACATGAGTTATGCCAACATCTCGCTATAACACCCAAACAGGTTATTGCTATTGGAGATGGCGCTAATGATTTACTCATGATGAAAGCCGCAGGTCTGAGCATGGCCTATCACGCTAAACCGACAGTCCAAGCACAAGCCAACTGTGTACTTAACTATATCGGCTTAGATGCCATGCTTGATTTGTTGGCATAA
- a CDS encoding RDD family protein: MHKTKIIFALLYDLLLLMAVWFFVAIPFVLWQGNSIQTSSATLFAFQVYLLGTTYIYLSYFWLQTGQTPGLRTWQLQLVRTDGYILTRRDSYIRFLFSIISVATLGLGWLWLFFNNRHQTFHDMMANTQIIAVKASDDD, translated from the coding sequence ATGCATAAAACAAAAATTATTTTTGCGCTTTTATACGACCTTCTCTTACTTATGGCTGTATGGTTTTTTGTTGCGATTCCCTTTGTGCTCTGGCAAGGCAATAGCATACAGACTAGCTCGGCCACCCTATTTGCTTTCCAAGTCTATTTACTGGGTACCACCTATATTTACCTGAGCTATTTTTGGTTACAAACCGGACAGACCCCAGGTTTGCGAACCTGGCAGTTACAATTAGTTCGAACCGATGGTTATATTTTGACCCGTCGAGACTCCTATATCAGATTTTTATTCAGCATTATCTCCGTCGCCACATTAGGGCTCGGTTGGCTATGGTTATTTTTTAACAACCGCCATCAAACTTTTCATGACATGATGGCCAATACTCAAATCATCGCGGTAAAGGCCAGTGATGATGATTAA
- a CDS encoding energy-coupling factor ABC transporter permease has protein sequence MNLPDGLLGMGWAIFGAMAYLLMLSWALLTAPWAKVKGDMGAQGVFMVAVLVIVVLWQLSASINPGISFHFLLMTVFTLMFGPQFAILAMSLALLFVTFNGDAGWTMFGLNALIMGWVPIMLTWLFYKLAYRFLDRNFFVYVFLNGFFAAGFGALVALVLAGLVMLFGGAYTADYLAYNFFPFIPLVAAPEAFLNGFIIAALVIMKPEWVATFSDVDYLKGK, from the coding sequence ATGAATTTACCAGACGGTCTATTGGGTATGGGTTGGGCGATTTTTGGCGCTATGGCCTATTTGCTGATGTTGAGTTGGGCCTTGTTAACTGCCCCTTGGGCGAAAGTAAAAGGGGATATGGGTGCTCAAGGCGTATTTATGGTGGCGGTGCTGGTTATTGTTGTGTTATGGCAGTTAAGTGCCAGTATTAACCCTGGAATCAGTTTTCATTTTTTACTGATGACGGTTTTTACGCTGATGTTTGGTCCTCAATTTGCCATTCTTGCCATGTCGTTAGCGTTATTATTTGTTACCTTTAATGGTGATGCTGGCTGGACTATGTTTGGGCTTAATGCGCTTATTATGGGCTGGGTTCCGATTATGTTGACTTGGTTGTTCTATAAACTGGCTTATCGTTTTTTAGATCGCAACTTTTTTGTGTATGTGTTTTTGAACGGATTTTTTGCGGCGGGGTTTGGTGCCCTCGTTGCATTGGTATTAGCCGGCCTGGTTATGTTATTTGGTGGCGCTTACACAGCAGACTATTTGGCTTATAACTTCTTTCCTTTTATTCCGCTTGTTGCGGCGCCTGAAGCCTTTTTAAATGGCTTTATCATTGCAGCGTTGGTGATCATGAAGCCGGAATGGGTTGCAACTTTTAGTGATGTAGATTATTTGAAAGGTAAATAA
- the guaB gene encoding IMP dehydrogenase, translating into MRVLQEALTFDDVLLVPAHSTVLPKDVSLKTQLTRNITLNIPFVSAAMDTVTEARLAIAVAQEGGIGIVHKNMTIAEQAAEVNKVKKYEHGVILDPICVEVTATVADVLRITEENNISSVPVMDKGRLVGLVTGRDLRFLTDFSLPIHSVMTPKEKLVTVPEKFDREKVLDLLHEHRIERVLVVNDQFDLKGMITVTDILKSSEHPWASKDSNGRLRVGAAVGTGADTEERVNALIKAGVDVIVVDTAHGHSQGVLDRVAWVKQMYPEVDVIGGNIATAEAALDLVKAGADAVKVGIGPGSICTTRIVAGVGVPQISAISNVAKALHGTGVPLIADGGIRFSGDVSKALVAGASAIMLGSMFAGTEESPGEVEYYQGRAYKAYRGMGSLGAMSQKQGSSDRYFQSSNAEDKLVPEGIEGRVPYKGPLSPIIHQLVGGVRSSMGYTGCKDIKEMNEKPWFVRVTNAGMVESHVHDVMITKEAPNYRI; encoded by the coding sequence GTGAGAGTTTTACAAGAAGCGTTGACCTTCGACGATGTGTTATTGGTACCAGCCCACTCTACGGTGCTTCCAAAAGATGTGTCATTAAAAACTCAGTTAACCCGAAATATTACGCTCAATATTCCGTTTGTGTCGGCCGCTATGGACACGGTTACAGAAGCGCGTTTAGCTATTGCAGTGGCGCAAGAAGGCGGGATTGGTATTGTGCATAAGAATATGACCATTGCAGAACAAGCGGCAGAAGTTAACAAAGTTAAAAAATATGAGCATGGTGTTATTTTAGATCCTATCTGTGTTGAAGTTACTGCAACCGTAGCGGACGTGTTGAGAATTACAGAAGAAAATAATATCTCTAGTGTCCCAGTTATGGATAAGGGTCGCTTAGTGGGTTTGGTTACTGGCCGAGATTTGCGCTTTTTAACGGACTTTAGTTTGCCAATTCATAGTGTCATGACGCCTAAAGAGAAATTGGTCACGGTGCCAGAAAAGTTTGATCGTGAAAAAGTATTGGACTTACTCCATGAGCACCGAATAGAGCGTGTGCTAGTCGTCAATGATCAGTTTGACCTTAAGGGGATGATTACCGTCACCGACATTTTAAAGTCGAGTGAGCACCCTTGGGCATCGAAAGACTCTAATGGTCGTTTGCGTGTGGGCGCGGCAGTAGGAACGGGCGCGGACACCGAAGAGCGAGTTAATGCCCTAATTAAAGCAGGTGTTGATGTTATTGTGGTTGATACTGCTCATGGTCATTCGCAAGGCGTATTGGATCGTGTGGCCTGGGTAAAGCAAATGTATCCAGAGGTTGATGTTATTGGAGGCAATATTGCGACAGCTGAAGCCGCATTGGACTTAGTTAAGGCCGGTGCGGATGCGGTCAAGGTTGGTATCGGTCCAGGTTCCATTTGTACCACCCGCATTGTGGCGGGCGTTGGTGTGCCGCAAATTTCTGCTATTTCAAATGTGGCGAAAGCATTGCATGGTACGGGTGTGCCATTAATTGCTGATGGTGGTATTCGCTTCTCGGGTGACGTATCTAAGGCGCTTGTTGCAGGGGCTTCGGCCATTATGCTAGGCAGTATGTTCGCTGGCACAGAAGAGTCACCAGGAGAAGTAGAATACTATCAAGGGCGTGCTTACAAGGCCTATCGCGGCATGGGCTCTTTGGGCGCTATGTCTCAAAAGCAAGGCTCCAGTGATCGCTATTTTCAATCATCAAATGCCGAAGATAAATTGGTGCCTGAGGGCATTGAAGGGCGCGTGCCATACAAAGGACCTTTGTCGCCAATTATTCACCAGTTGGTTGGTGGTGTGCGTTCGAGTATGGGCTATACCGGGTGTAAAGATATCAAGGAAATGAATGAAAAGCCTTGGTTTGTAAGGGTGACAAATGCGGGTATGGTAGAAAGCCACGTGCATGATGTTATGATTACCAAAGAAGCCCCTAACTACCGTATCTAA
- the guaA gene encoding glutamine-hydrolyzing GMP synthase, producing MTQHSIHEHRILILDFGSQYTQLIARRIREIGVYCEIEPWDVDAQFIRDFGAKGIILSGGPETVIGDDAPKAPGLVFELGVPLLGICYGMQTMAQQLGGQVIHANEHEYGYAQVRARGHTDLFRDIEDHVNVEGHGLLDVWMSHGDRVDQVPNGFKLMASTESCPIAGMADETRRFYGIQFHPEVTHTKQGLRILERFVSQICGCEKLWTTANIVEDSIARVREQVGGDDVLLGLSGGVDSSVVAALLHKAIGDQLTCVFVDHGLLRHQEGDQVMAMFAQNMGVKVIRVDAEQRFMDKLVGEADPEKKRKIIGHTFIEVFDEESSKLTNVKWLAQGTIYPDVIESAGSKTGKAKVIKSHHNVGGLPEDMELKLLEPLRELFKDEVRKLGVELGLPADMVYRHPFPGPGLGVRILGEVKKEYADILRLADHIFIEELRKADLYDETSQAFTVFLPVKSVGVVGDARRYDYVVSLRAVETIDFMTARWAHLPYEFLEKVSNRIINEIPRISRVTYDISSKPPATIEWE from the coding sequence ATGACTCAGCACTCAATACATGAACACCGCATTTTAATTTTGGACTTTGGTTCACAATACACCCAACTCATTGCACGACGCATTCGCGAGATTGGGGTTTATTGTGAAATCGAACCCTGGGATGTTGATGCGCAATTTATTCGGGACTTTGGGGCTAAGGGCATTATTCTCTCGGGCGGACCAGAAACGGTTATCGGAGACGATGCGCCAAAAGCACCAGGCCTGGTATTTGAGCTTGGTGTGCCGTTATTGGGTATTTGTTACGGTATGCAAACCATGGCTCAACAGTTGGGTGGTCAAGTGATTCATGCCAATGAGCATGAATATGGCTACGCGCAGGTGCGTGCCCGCGGCCATACCGATTTATTTCGTGATATCGAAGATCATGTTAATGTCGAAGGGCATGGATTATTAGATGTTTGGATGTCGCATGGTGATCGTGTCGACCAGGTGCCTAATGGCTTTAAATTGATGGCAAGCACGGAAAGCTGCCCAATTGCTGGTATGGCCGATGAAACTAGGCGGTTTTACGGTATTCAGTTTCATCCCGAAGTAACCCATACCAAACAGGGCTTGCGTATTTTAGAACGTTTCGTATCGCAGATTTGTGGTTGTGAAAAGCTTTGGACAACGGCGAATATTGTTGAAGACTCGATTGCCCGCGTTCGCGAGCAGGTTGGTGGCGATGACGTATTGCTTGGTTTGTCTGGCGGTGTCGATTCGTCGGTGGTTGCGGCCTTGTTGCACAAAGCTATTGGTGACCAGTTAACCTGTGTGTTTGTTGATCATGGTCTATTACGTCATCAAGAAGGTGATCAGGTTATGGCGATGTTTGCGCAAAATATGGGCGTAAAGGTCATTCGTGTTGATGCCGAACAACGCTTTATGGATAAGCTGGTTGGTGAAGCGGACCCCGAAAAGAAACGCAAAATTATTGGTCATACCTTTATTGAGGTGTTTGATGAGGAATCCTCAAAGCTGACGAATGTGAAGTGGTTAGCGCAAGGTACAATTTATCCGGATGTTATTGAGTCGGCTGGTTCTAAAACTGGCAAGGCCAAAGTCATTAAGTCGCATCATAATGTCGGTGGCTTACCAGAGGATATGGAGCTTAAATTGCTTGAGCCTTTGCGTGAGTTATTTAAAGATGAAGTTCGCAAGCTTGGTGTTGAGTTGGGTCTGCCGGCCGATATGGTGTATCGCCATCCTTTCCCGGGACCAGGCCTGGGAGTACGAATTTTGGGCGAAGTTAAAAAAGAATATGCCGATATTTTGCGTTTAGCGGACCATATTTTTATCGAAGAATTGCGCAAAGCAGATTTGTACGATGAAACCTCTCAAGCCTTCACGGTGTTTTTACCGGTCAAGTCTGTTGGGGTGGTCGGCGATGCACGTCGTTATGATTATGTGGTGAGTTTACGTGCGGTCGAAACCATTGATTTCATGACCGCACGTTGGGCGCATCTACCCTATGAGTTTTTAGAAAAAGTGTCGAATCGGATTATCAATGAAATCCCACGAATCTCTCGCGTCACCTATGATATTTCGAGTAAACCACCCGCGACGATTGAATGGGAATAA
- the tadA gene encoding tRNA adenosine(34) deaminase TadA, with amino-acid sequence MKVAIDNRQDLVGLTCPVGLDQPEQDEFWMQKALALADYAQQQGEVPVGALVVLKQQCISVGYNQSIALHDPTAHAEIMALRQAGQVMQNYRLPAAELYVTLEPCAMCATALVHARIARLIYGASDPKSGAVGSQINLAQCAFLNHQFEVVQGVLGEQASLQLSAFFKQRRLVKKQQA; translated from the coding sequence ATGAAAGTCGCCATCGATAACCGACAAGACTTGGTCGGCTTAACCTGCCCAGTGGGCCTCGACCAGCCTGAGCAGGATGAATTTTGGATGCAGAAAGCACTGGCTTTAGCTGACTATGCTCAGCAGCAGGGGGAAGTGCCTGTTGGCGCGCTAGTGGTGTTAAAACAGCAGTGTATTTCGGTAGGTTACAACCAGTCTATTGCCCTTCATGACCCTACGGCGCATGCCGAAATTATGGCGCTTAGGCAGGCGGGTCAGGTGATGCAAAACTACCGCTTACCTGCCGCAGAGCTTTATGTCACATTGGAGCCTTGCGCAATGTGCGCAACGGCTTTGGTTCATGCTCGGATTGCACGATTGATTTATGGCGCCAGTGATCCTAAATCGGGTGCGGTGGGTTCGCAAATCAATCTAGCGCAATGTGCGTTTTTGAATCATCAATTTGAGGTTGTTCAGGGCGTGCTTGGCGAACAGGCGTCGTTGCAATTATCTGCGTTCTTTAAACAGCGTAGGTTGGTTAAAAAACAGCAGGCTTAG